The following are encoded in a window of Pseudomonas sp. St316 genomic DNA:
- a CDS encoding methyl-accepting chemotaxis protein: MVLRQLNIAPRAALGFALIAVLVALLGVFALGQMSSIRDSEVAVETQWLPSIRGGDEIREWMLRIRTISLRMALDQDPKNIAVYRGQMDTRDKELSEKIAAYEKLVVTPEGKALYDQFKQTFAAYRTGIAQSFTLAEQGRRDELIKLLLVDMKTVVDGSGKQLNDLAELFSKQVSIESQKSQEHYANSRMIVSLFVVLAALATVALAMLLTRSIVKPLSEALNAAESVARGDLTRSIETHGNDEVSRLLKALAAMQQNLRETLQGISGSAAQLATAADELNAVTLDSTHSLQQQNNEIEQAATAVTEMTTAVEEVARNAVSTSDATRQSSESASLGQQRVSDTVDAISALASDVQVTGGLVQSLANQSQDIGKVLDVIRAIAEQTNLLALNAAIEAARAGESGRGFAVVADEVRALAYRTQQSTQEIEQMVQGMRSGATQALDSMQASSSRAASTLAMAERAGDALQTITASVNEIHERNLVIASAAEEQAQVAREVDRNLVNIRDLSVRSASGADQTSASSHELSQLANSLRTMVQRFQV; the protein is encoded by the coding sequence ATGGTTCTTCGTCAACTGAATATCGCCCCCCGTGCCGCGTTGGGTTTTGCTTTGATTGCCGTGCTGGTGGCGTTGCTTGGGGTGTTCGCGCTGGGACAGATGTCGAGCATTCGTGACAGTGAAGTCGCGGTGGAAACCCAATGGCTGCCCAGCATTCGCGGCGGTGACGAGATTCGCGAATGGATGCTACGGATCCGCACCATTTCCCTGCGCATGGCCCTGGACCAGGACCCGAAGAACATTGCGGTGTATCGCGGGCAGATGGACACGCGCGACAAGGAACTGAGCGAAAAAATCGCGGCCTACGAAAAGCTCGTCGTGACGCCTGAAGGCAAAGCCCTCTACGACCAGTTCAAGCAGACCTTTGCCGCTTACCGTACAGGTATCGCGCAATCCTTCACCCTGGCGGAGCAGGGGCGTAGGGACGAACTGATCAAGCTGCTGCTGGTGGACATGAAGACCGTGGTGGACGGTTCCGGCAAGCAGCTTAACGACCTGGCGGAGCTGTTCTCCAAGCAGGTTTCCATCGAGAGCCAGAAGTCCCAGGAGCATTACGCCAATTCCCGCATGATCGTCAGCCTGTTCGTTGTGCTCGCCGCGCTGGCCACGGTGGCCCTGGCCATGCTGCTCACGCGCAGTATCGTCAAGCCCTTGAGTGAGGCGCTGAACGCTGCGGAGAGCGTCGCGAGGGGGGACCTGACCCGGTCAATCGAGACCCATGGCAACGACGAAGTGAGCCGATTGCTCAAGGCGTTGGCGGCCATGCAGCAAAATCTGCGTGAGACGTTGCAGGGCATCAGCGGTTCGGCCGCGCAACTGGCCACCGCAGCCGATGAGCTGAACGCTGTCACGCTCGACAGCACCCACAGCCTGCAACAACAGAACAATGAAATTGAACAGGCTGCCACCGCCGTCACCGAAATGACCACCGCCGTGGAAGAGGTCGCGCGCAATGCGGTTTCCACCTCCGATGCCACGCGGCAGTCCAGTGAGTCGGCGTCCCTTGGGCAGCAGCGGGTCAGCGATACGGTCGACGCCATCAGCGCCCTCGCCAGTGATGTGCAGGTGACCGGTGGCCTGGTGCAATCCCTGGCCAACCAATCGCAGGATATCGGCAAGGTGCTGGACGTGATCCGCGCCATCGCCGAGCAGACCAACCTGCTGGCCCTTAACGCGGCCATCGAAGCGGCCCGGGCGGGTGAGAGCGGACGTGGGTTTGCGGTGGTGGCCGATGAAGTGCGGGCGCTGGCTTATCGCACGCAGCAATCGACCCAGGAAATCGAGCAGATGGTCCAGGGCATGCGCAGTGGTGCCACCCAGGCCCTTGACTCCATGCAGGCCAGCTCCAGTCGCGCCGCCAGTACCCTGGCCATGGCGGAACGGGCAGGGGACGCGCTGCAGACCATCACGGCGTCGGTCAATGAAATCCACGAACGCAACCTGGTGATCGCCAGCGCCGCCGAAGAACAGGCACAAGTGGCCCGCGAGGTGGATCGCAACCTGGTGAACATTCGTGATTTGTCGGTGCGCTCGGCTTCCGGCGCGGACCAGACCAGCGCGTCCAGCCATGAGTTGTCGCAGCTGGCGAATTCGCTGCGCACGATGGTGCAGCGGTTTCAGGTTTGA
- a CDS encoding NAD(P)/FAD-dependent oxidoreductase, with product MTHRIVIVGGGAGGLELATRLGKTLGKRGTASVMLVDANLTHIWKPLLHEVAAGSLNSSEDELNYVAQAKWNHFEFQLGRMSGLDRERKRIQLAATYDEGGVELLPARELGYDTLVIAVGSTTNDFGTEGAAQHCLFLDTRKQAERFHQQLLHHYLRAHAGQTDIVERISVAIVGAGATGVELAAELHNAAHELHAYGLDRIKPENMHITLIEAGPRVLPALPERIGAPVHKTLEKLGVNVMTNASVSQVTADSLVTADGKVIDASLKVWAAGIRAPDFLKDIDGLETNRINQLHVLPTLQTSRDENIFAFGDCAACPQPGSERNVPPRAQAAHQQASLLAKSLKLRIEGKALPEYKYTDYGSLISLSRFSAVGNLMGNLTGSVMLEGWLARMFYVSLYRMHQMALYGMFRTAMLMLGSKIGRGTEPRLKLH from the coding sequence ATGACTCATCGTATTGTCATCGTTGGCGGCGGCGCCGGCGGCCTGGAGTTGGCTACCCGTCTGGGTAAGACTCTGGGCAAGCGCGGCACGGCCAGTGTGATGCTGGTCGACGCGAACCTCACCCACATCTGGAAACCGCTGCTGCACGAAGTGGCCGCCGGCTCCTTGAACTCCTCCGAAGACGAACTCAACTATGTCGCCCAGGCAAAATGGAACCACTTCGAGTTCCAGCTGGGGCGCATGAGTGGCCTGGATCGCGAGCGCAAGAGAATCCAACTGGCCGCCACCTATGATGAGGGGGGCGTCGAGCTATTGCCGGCCCGGGAACTGGGTTACGACACGCTGGTGATTGCCGTTGGCAGCACCACCAACGACTTCGGCACCGAAGGCGCAGCGCAGCATTGCCTGTTCCTCGACACCCGCAAACAGGCCGAGCGCTTCCACCAGCAATTGCTGCACCACTATCTGCGCGCCCACGCCGGGCAGACCGATATCGTCGAGCGCATCAGCGTCGCCATCGTCGGCGCCGGTGCGACCGGGGTTGAACTGGCGGCCGAGCTGCACAATGCCGCCCACGAACTGCACGCCTATGGCCTGGACCGGATCAAACCGGAGAACATGCACATCACCCTGATCGAGGCGGGCCCACGCGTCCTGCCAGCCCTGCCGGAGCGTATCGGCGCACCGGTGCACAAGACCCTGGAAAAACTCGGCGTCAACGTCATGACCAACGCCTCCGTCAGTCAGGTGACCGCCGACAGCCTGGTTACCGCGGACGGCAAAGTGATCGACGCGAGCCTGAAAGTCTGGGCCGCCGGGATTCGCGCCCCGGATTTCCTCAAGGACATCGACGGGCTGGAGACCAACCGGATCAACCAGCTGCACGTGCTGCCCACTTTGCAGACCAGCCGCGACGAGAACATCTTCGCCTTCGGTGACTGCGCCGCCTGCCCGCAACCCGGTAGCGAGCGCAACGTCCCGCCCCGCGCCCAGGCCGCGCACCAGCAGGCCTCGCTGCTGGCCAAGTCCTTGAAACTGCGGATCGAGGGCAAGGCCCTGCCCGAATACAAATACACCGACTACGGCTCGCTGATCTCGCTGTCGCGATTCTCGGCGGTGGGCAACCTGATGGGTAACCTGACCGGCAGCGTGATGCTCGAAGGCTGGCTGGCGCGGATGTTCTACGTGTCGCTGTACCGCATGCACCAGATGGCGCTGTACGGCATGTTCCGCACGGCCATGCTGATGCTGGGCAGCAAGATCGGGCGCGGGACCGAGCCTCGGCTCAAGTTGCACTGA
- a CDS encoding DUF3094 domain-containing protein produces MTSRLNPEDQKHVEEYLQLSQHRVERRPFRPWMLLVVVLAVTIGLGLLSRLISYLTL; encoded by the coding sequence ATGACCAGCCGCCTGAACCCAGAAGACCAGAAGCATGTCGAAGAGTACCTGCAACTGTCCCAGCACCGAGTCGAGCGCCGGCCTTTCCGGCCGTGGATGCTCCTGGTGGTGGTACTGGCCGTGACCATTGGCCTGGGCCTGTTGAGCCGACTGATCAGTTACCTGACGCTATGA
- a CDS encoding MOSC domain-containing protein produces the protein MSPLQELIAAVPQQGRVRWIGVRPQGHAPMIELDAVEARLEAGLTGDHARPGVRNARQVTLIQWEHLAVIGSLMGRPENRPVLPEELRRNIVVSGINLFSLKGRRFRIGQAIFETTGWCQPCARLERNLGEGTFQAVRGHGGITARVLKSGIIRLDDSLTVEPVPASGYATFNAG, from the coding sequence GTGAGCCCGCTGCAGGAACTGATTGCCGCCGTGCCCCAGCAAGGCCGCGTACGCTGGATTGGCGTACGACCCCAGGGCCATGCGCCCATGATCGAACTGGACGCCGTGGAGGCCCGCCTGGAGGCCGGGCTGACCGGCGATCATGCCCGCCCCGGTGTACGCAATGCGCGGCAAGTGACGTTGATCCAATGGGAACACCTGGCCGTGATCGGCTCGCTGATGGGCCGTCCCGAGAACCGGCCCGTGCTGCCAGAGGAGCTGCGACGCAATATTGTGGTCAGCGGCATCAACCTGTTCAGCCTCAAGGGCCGGCGCTTTCGCATTGGCCAAGCCATTTTTGAAACCACCGGCTGGTGCCAGCCTTGCGCACGACTGGAGCGAAACCTCGGCGAAGGTACGTTCCAGGCCGTACGCGGCCATGGCGGAATCACTGCCCGGGTGTTAAAAAGTGGAATCATTCGCCTGGACGACAGCCTGACTGTCGAACCCGTTCCGGCGAGCGGCTACGCGACTTTCAATGCCGGCTAG
- a CDS encoding DUF1780 domain-containing protein, whose product MDDSDYLRLLTIAAEQANAFLSNARKWERERWVCQRLLQGLNVPYRADEFAPAGEPPDVLFRDANFEVFFVLDEGRRLNDEWRDELQRRRSAFSLSQLVRREAKPRRIPANEFLMRLAPTLRKKAHNYTERGMDLGDLDIIAFASLKREVLDLNSHFPPPTEYLRQGWRSLSLVGPTFARVLFAHPDAPDFLRSNLGRSIVFDVGISL is encoded by the coding sequence ATGGATGACTCCGATTACTTACGCCTGCTGACCATCGCGGCCGAGCAAGCCAACGCCTTTCTCTCCAATGCCCGCAAATGGGAGCGTGAGCGTTGGGTCTGCCAGCGCCTGCTGCAAGGGCTGAACGTGCCTTATCGCGCCGATGAGTTCGCGCCGGCAGGCGAACCGCCGGACGTGTTGTTTCGCGATGCCAATTTCGAGGTGTTTTTCGTGCTCGACGAAGGTCGCCGCCTCAATGACGAATGGCGCGATGAACTGCAACGCCGCCGCAGTGCCTTCTCCCTGAGCCAGCTGGTGCGGCGCGAGGCCAAGCCGCGGCGGATCCCGGCCAATGAGTTCCTGATGAGGCTGGCCCCGACCCTGCGCAAGAAAGCCCATAACTACACCGAGCGCGGCATGGACCTGGGCGACCTGGACATCATCGCCTTCGCCAGTCTCAAGCGCGAAGTGCTGGACCTCAACAGTCACTTCCCACCGCCGACCGAATACCTGCGCCAGGGCTGGCGCTCGCTGTCACTGGTGGGGCCGACGTTCGCCCGGGTGCTGTTCGCCCACCCCGATGCGCCGGATTTCCTGCGCAGCAACCTGGGCCGCAGCATTGTGTTCGATGTCGGGATCAGCCTGTGA
- a CDS encoding LysR substrate-binding domain-containing protein codes for MKRRLPPLNALHTFEAAARLGKMITAAEELSVTPGAVSRQVRQLELSLGVDLFEGPKNKPQLTAAARELLPELTAALDQIEAAVSRVRDTATGTLDVSCFSTFTLKWLIPRLFDFNTTYPEIKIRLSSPVHGTDPGRDRYDVMITAEQGIVGEPKNTVRLFPERLGVVLSPTLSARIQLTDLGSIFSHPLLHTKTRPDAWTNWGDAIGHQATAPAGLEYEHYYFTLEAAIAGLGICVAPWHLVADDIRLGRLVAPFGFHPSRYSYIAKRSAQHSKKLDLFCAWLTRQAEQDGLPGPA; via the coding sequence ATGAAACGTCGCCTTCCCCCATTGAATGCACTGCACACCTTCGAGGCCGCTGCCCGATTGGGCAAAATGATCACGGCCGCCGAGGAACTGTCTGTCACGCCTGGCGCTGTGAGCCGCCAGGTACGCCAGCTGGAACTGAGTCTTGGCGTGGACTTGTTCGAAGGCCCAAAAAACAAACCGCAGCTCACCGCTGCCGCAAGAGAACTGCTGCCGGAACTGACGGCCGCACTGGATCAGATCGAGGCCGCGGTGAGCAGGGTCCGAGACACGGCGACAGGCACCCTGGACGTGTCCTGCTTCAGCACATTTACGCTCAAGTGGCTGATACCGCGTCTTTTCGACTTCAATACGACGTACCCAGAGATCAAGATTCGCCTGAGCTCACCGGTTCACGGAACCGATCCGGGCCGAGATCGCTATGACGTGATGATCACGGCTGAACAGGGCATCGTGGGTGAACCAAAGAACACCGTCCGGCTGTTTCCTGAACGATTGGGTGTCGTGTTGTCGCCCACCTTGTCCGCGCGTATTCAATTAACCGACTTGGGTTCGATTTTCAGCCATCCCCTGCTGCATACCAAAACCCGTCCGGATGCCTGGACAAACTGGGGGGATGCGATTGGACACCAGGCCACTGCGCCAGCCGGACTGGAATACGAGCACTATTACTTTACGTTGGAGGCGGCGATTGCCGGCCTGGGGATTTGTGTTGCTCCGTGGCACCTGGTGGCCGACGACATTCGCCTTGGCCGCCTGGTGGCACCGTTTGGGTTTCATCCGAGCCGCTACAGCTACATCGCGAAGCGAAGCGCACAACACAGCAAGAAATTGGATCTTTTCTGCGCCTGGCTGACCCGTCAGGCTGAACAGGATGGCCTGCCGGGCCCAGCCTGA
- a CDS encoding tautomerase family protein produces the protein MPFVRTAIIKGTSQQQRQRIVDGIHQALVESIGMPEDELFNLVTDYDPEQFFYSRTFNGVARSDHLIVIEITMRRGRSDAMKRELYKKIADNLGVQAEVRPQDVFIFMHENDYSDWSVGFGKFAMALVQQPGSVATE, from the coding sequence ATGCCATTCGTTCGTACAGCCATCATCAAGGGCACCAGCCAGCAGCAGCGTCAGCGCATCGTCGATGGCATACACCAAGCGCTGGTCGAGAGCATTGGTATGCCCGAGGATGAACTGTTCAACCTGGTCACGGACTATGACCCTGAACAGTTTTTCTACAGCCGCACGTTTAACGGTGTGGCTCGTTCAGACCATTTGATCGTGATTGAGATTACGATGCGCAGGGGGCGCAGTGATGCGATGAAGCGCGAGCTCTACAAAAAAATCGCGGACAATCTCGGGGTTCAAGCCGAGGTTCGTCCGCAAGACGTTTTCATATTCATGCACGAGAATGACTATTCGGATTGGTCGGTAGGCTTTGGTAAGTTTGCAATGGCCCTGGTACAACAGCCAGGAAGTGTCGCTACTGAGTAG
- a CDS encoding energy-coupling factor ABC transporter permease produces MIGAELLSPQTLVAGWLMYVPVLVWAVVRAPWVELFTDSRRQHLLFGTVLALFMLWLVRRDFDTGVSYHFIGMTAVTLLLDWPLAILGGLCAQLALVLLGRQDMAAVGVNGALLILLPVLVTECCAILVERAQPRNLFVYIFCSGFLAAALSALACLLLGLGLLWYDGIFAMPYWLEDFVGYLWLIIFPEAFINGMVISALVVFSPEWLETFNRTRYLSAPWNDDDKP; encoded by the coding sequence ATGATCGGTGCCGAACTGCTTTCACCGCAGACCCTGGTGGCCGGTTGGCTGATGTATGTGCCGGTGTTGGTCTGGGCCGTGGTGCGGGCGCCGTGGGTCGAGCTGTTCACCGACAGCCGTCGCCAGCATCTGTTGTTCGGCACGGTGCTGGCGTTGTTCATGTTGTGGCTGGTGCGCCGGGATTTCGATACGGGCGTTTCGTATCACTTCATCGGCATGACTGCCGTGACGCTGTTGCTGGACTGGCCGTTGGCGATCCTCGGTGGCCTGTGCGCGCAGCTCGCGCTGGTGCTGCTGGGCCGTCAGGACATGGCGGCGGTAGGGGTCAACGGTGCGCTGCTGATCCTGTTGCCGGTGCTGGTCACCGAGTGTTGCGCGATCCTGGTGGAGCGCGCCCAGCCGCGCAATCTGTTCGTGTATATCTTCTGTTCGGGGTTTCTCGCGGCCGCGCTTTCGGCGTTGGCGTGCCTGCTGCTGGGGCTTGGCCTGCTGTGGTACGACGGTATATTCGCCATGCCTTACTGGCTGGAAGATTTTGTCGGCTACCTCTGGCTGATCATCTTTCCCGAGGCCTTCATCAACGGCATGGTGATCAGTGCGTTGGTGGTGTTCAGTCCCGAATGGCTGGAGACCTTCAACCGCACGCGCTACCTGTCGGCGCCGTGGAACGATGATGACAAGCCTTGA
- the yacG gene encoding DNA gyrase inhibitor YacG: MSQTPTVDCPTCGAPVEWSPESKFRPFCSDRCKLIDLGAWASEEHKIPLSPDAEDELFSEDFEPRSHH; encoded by the coding sequence ATGAGCCAGACCCCAACCGTTGATTGCCCAACCTGTGGCGCCCCTGTGGAATGGAGCCCGGAGAGCAAATTCCGGCCGTTCTGTTCTGATCGCTGCAAACTGATCGACCTCGGCGCCTGGGCGTCGGAAGAACACAAGATTCCGCTCAGCCCCGACGCCGAGGACGAACTCTTCAGCGAAGATTTCGAACCGCGCTCACACCATTAA
- the coaE gene encoding dephospho-CoA kinase (Dephospho-CoA kinase (CoaE) performs the final step in coenzyme A biosynthesis.), with the protein MNTSVKKPWILGLTGGIGSGKSAAAQHFIDLGVHVIDADHAARWVVEPGRPALAKIAEHFGPGVLQADGALDRAALRKLIFENADERRWLEALLHPLIAEEIAHHLAQAQSPYAILVSPLLIESGQYAMTQRVLVIDAPEQLQIERTLQRDQTNEQQVQAILKAQSSRQDRLSHADDAVVNDRDLAWLHSEVERLHHFYLTLRGGQA; encoded by the coding sequence ATGAATACCTCAGTGAAAAAACCCTGGATTCTCGGCCTGACCGGTGGCATCGGCAGCGGCAAGAGCGCGGCGGCCCAGCATTTCATCGACCTGGGCGTGCACGTCATCGACGCCGATCATGCGGCGCGCTGGGTGGTCGAGCCCGGGCGCCCGGCGCTGGCGAAAATAGCCGAGCACTTCGGCCCCGGCGTATTGCAGGCCGACGGCGCCCTGGACCGGGCGGCGCTGCGCAAGCTGATCTTCGAGAATGCCGATGAACGCCGCTGGCTCGAGGCGTTGCTGCATCCGCTGATCGCCGAGGAAATCGCCCATCACCTGGCCCAGGCACAATCGCCCTATGCGATCCTCGTATCGCCGCTGCTGATCGAGTCAGGACAGTACGCCATGACCCAGCGGGTCCTGGTGATCGATGCACCAGAACAACTGCAGATCGAACGTACGTTGCAGCGCGACCAGACCAACGAGCAGCAGGTCCAGGCAATTCTCAAGGCCCAGTCCAGCCGCCAGGATCGCCTGAGCCATGCCGACGACGCAGTGGTCAACGATCGCGACCTCGCCTGGCTGCACAGCGAGGTCGAGCGCCTGCATCACTTTTATCTTACTTTGCGTGGAGGCCAAGCATGA
- a CDS encoding A24 family peptidase: MPLSEFFVLYPLAFVLVAALLGLIIGSFLNVLVWRLPKMLDREWRVQAHELLGLPAETPGPVYNLMLPHSQCPHCGHRIRAWENIPLLSYLMLRGRCSSCAAPIGRRYPLTELACGALSAFVAWHFGFGWHAAMVMVLTWGLLGMSLIDAEHQLLPDTLVLPLLWLGLIINSFGLFVSLNQAMWGAVAGYLALWSVFWVFKLITGKEGMGYGDFKLLAMLGAWGGWQILPLTLLLSSLVGAVVGVIVLRLRDAPGSTQIPFGPYLAIAGWIALLWGGQITDFYWQSVGF, encoded by the coding sequence ATGCCCCTGAGCGAATTCTTCGTGCTGTACCCCCTGGCTTTCGTGCTCGTTGCGGCGTTGCTCGGCCTGATCATCGGCAGTTTCCTCAACGTGCTGGTGTGGCGTCTGCCGAAGATGCTCGACCGCGAGTGGCGCGTGCAAGCCCATGAACTGCTGGGCCTGCCGGCCGAAACCCCGGGCCCGGTCTACAACCTGATGCTGCCCCATTCCCAATGCCCGCACTGCGGCCATCGCATCCGCGCCTGGGAAAACATTCCGCTGCTCAGCTACCTGATGCTGCGCGGCCGCTGTTCGAGCTGCGCCGCGCCCATCGGCAGGCGTTATCCCCTGACCGAACTGGCCTGCGGTGCGTTGTCGGCGTTCGTCGCCTGGCATTTCGGCTTTGGCTGGCACGCCGCGATGGTGATGGTATTGACCTGGGGCCTGCTGGGCATGAGCCTGATCGACGCCGAGCATCAATTGCTGCCCGATACCCTGGTGCTGCCGTTGTTGTGGCTGGGCTTGATCATCAACAGCTTCGGACTCTTCGTGTCCTTGAACCAAGCGATGTGGGGCGCGGTGGCCGGCTATCTGGCACTGTGGTCGGTGTTCTGGGTGTTCAAGCTGATCACCGGCAAGGAAGGCATGGGCTACGGGGATTTCAAGCTGCTGGCGATGCTCGGCGCCTGGGGTGGCTGGCAGATCCTGCCGTTGACGCTGCTGCTGTCGTCACTGGTGGGTGCCGTCGTCGGGGTGATTGTGCTGCGTTTGCGTGATGCTCCCGGGTCGACACAGATCCCCTTTGGACCTTATCTGGCCATTGCCGGCTGGATTGCCTTGCTCTGGGGTGGTCAAATAACCGACTTCTATTGGCAGTCTGTCGGTTTTTAA
- the pilB gene encoding type IV-A pilus assembly ATPase PilB, whose amino-acid sequence MNDIALSGLTKQLVSAELLTEQSAQQAYQQAQRNRIPLVSYLVQNKLVQSRQVAEIASEHFGVALLDLNSLDKETQPTGLVSEKLVRQHHALPLWRRGNKLYVGISDPTNHQAINDIQFSTGLTTEAILVEDDKLSDAIEKFFESSSTGLEGMGDVDLDGLDIESIDDTQQDSIAGQDTDDAPVVRFVNKMLLDAIKGGSSDLHFEPYEKIYRVRVRTDGILREVARPPTQLANRIAARLKVMASLDISERRKPQDGRLKMRLSKTKSIDFRVNTLPTLWGEKVVIRILDPSSAQMGIDALGYEPDQKDLYMAALKQPQGLILVTGPTGSGKTVSLYTGLNILNTVDINISTAEDPVEINMEGINQVNVNPRQGLDFAQALRSFLRQDPDVIMVGEIRDLETAEIAIKAAQTGHLVLSTLHTNSAAETLIRLQNMGIPGFNIATAVHLIIAQRLARKLCSHCKKAIEIPEETLLKEGFPRERIGTFTIYEPVGCEQCNNGYRGRVGVYEVVKNTPELQRLIMAEGNSLEIDLQMRKDGFNDLRTSGLIKVMQGVTSLEEINRVTKD is encoded by the coding sequence ATGAATGACATCGCCCTCAGCGGCCTGACCAAGCAATTGGTGTCGGCCGAACTGCTCACCGAGCAAAGTGCGCAACAGGCGTATCAACAGGCCCAACGCAATCGCATCCCCTTGGTCAGCTACCTGGTGCAAAACAAACTGGTCCAGAGCCGCCAGGTCGCGGAGATCGCCTCGGAGCATTTCGGCGTCGCCCTGCTGGACCTCAACAGCCTGGACAAAGAAACCCAACCCACCGGCCTGGTCAGCGAAAAACTGGTACGCCAGCACCACGCCCTGCCGCTGTGGCGGCGTGGCAACAAATTGTATGTAGGCATCTCCGACCCCACCAATCACCAGGCCATCAACGACATCCAGTTCAGCACTGGCCTGACCACCGAAGCCATCCTGGTGGAGGACGACAAGCTCAGCGACGCCATCGAAAAATTTTTCGAGTCCAGCAGCACCGGCCTGGAAGGCATGGGCGATGTCGACCTCGACGGCCTGGACATCGAATCGATCGACGACACCCAGCAGGATTCCATCGCAGGCCAGGACACCGACGATGCGCCCGTGGTGCGTTTCGTCAACAAGATGCTGCTGGACGCGATCAAGGGTGGCTCTTCCGACCTGCACTTTGAGCCCTACGAAAAAATCTACCGGGTGCGAGTGCGCACCGACGGCATATTGCGGGAAGTGGCCAGGCCGCCGACCCAGTTGGCCAACCGTATCGCCGCCCGCCTGAAAGTCATGGCCAGCCTGGATATTTCCGAGCGACGCAAACCCCAGGACGGCCGTTTGAAAATGCGCTTGTCGAAAACCAAGTCCATCGACTTCCGGGTCAACACCCTGCCCACGCTCTGGGGCGAAAAAGTGGTGATCCGGATCCTCGACCCGTCCAGCGCGCAAATGGGCATCGATGCCCTGGGCTACGAACCGGATCAGAAAGACTTGTACATGGCCGCCCTCAAGCAACCACAAGGGCTGATCCTGGTGACCGGCCCGACCGGCTCGGGCAAGACCGTGTCGCTCTACACTGGGCTGAATATCCTCAATACCGTGGACATCAACATTTCCACCGCCGAAGACCCGGTGGAGATCAACATGGAAGGCATCAACCAGGTCAACGTGAACCCGCGCCAGGGGCTGGATTTCGCCCAGGCCCTGCGCTCGTTCCTGCGCCAGGACCCGGACGTGATCATGGTCGGCGAAATCCGCGACCTGGAAACCGCCGAGATCGCCATCAAGGCCGCCCAGACCGGTCACCTGGTGCTCTCCACATTGCACACCAACAGCGCCGCCGAAACCCTGATCCGCTTGCAGAACATGGGCATCCCGGGGTTCAACATCGCCACCGCCGTGCATCTGATCATCGCCCAGCGGCTGGCGCGCAAGCTGTGCAGTCACTGCAAGAAGGCCATCGAGATTCCCGAGGAAACGTTGCTCAAGGAAGGTTTTCCTCGGGAACGCATCGGCACATTCACGATCTATGAGCCGGTCGGTTGCGAACAATGCAACAACGGTTACAGAGGGCGCGTGGGGGTTTACGAAGTGGTCAAGAACACGCCCGAGCTGCAACGGTTGATCATGGCCGAGGGCAACTCGCTGGAAATCGATCTGCAAATGCGCAAGGACGGCTTCAATGACCTGCGCACATCGGGGCTGATCAAAGTGATGCAAGGCGTCACCAGCCTCGAAGAAATCAACCGGGTCACCAAGGATTGA
- a CDS encoding pilin has product MSKQKGFTLIELLIVVAIIGILATFALPQYSRYQARAKATAGLGEISALKVAYEDQMNQGVTPTLALMNAPTTTSNCTISVSGTATTAGTIVCTLLNAPASVVGKTITLSRDVNGLWTCGSTAPKEYLPISCPGT; this is encoded by the coding sequence ATGAGCAAGCAAAAGGGCTTTACGCTGATCGAGCTGCTGATCGTCGTGGCGATCATCGGCATCCTGGCGACGTTTGCGTTGCCGCAATATTCCAGGTACCAAGCGCGGGCGAAGGCTACCGCCGGGCTGGGGGAAATCTCGGCGCTGAAGGTAGCGTACGAGGATCAGATGAATCAGGGCGTTACTCCGACGCTGGCCCTCATGAACGCCCCGACCACAACCAGCAACTGCACAATTTCGGTGTCAGGTACGGCTACGACGGCAGGCACCATCGTTTGTACCCTCCTGAACGCCCCTGCCTCCGTAGTAGGTAAGACGATCACCCTCAGCCGTGATGTCAACGGCCTCTGGACATGCGGATCCACCGCACCCAAGGAATACCTGCCGATCTCTTGCCCTGGCACCTGA
- a CDS encoding BON domain-containing protein, with product MKKFAITAAAATALTLTMASAFAETTQANQAPMMLAAGEVTKAKEETKDTWITTKVKADLVTEKGIPGTDIKVETNKGVVSLSSTVAVTEAQKKTAVAIAKKIKGVQAVSADGLKAE from the coding sequence ATGAAGAAGTTTGCTATCACTGCCGCCGCTGCAACCGCACTGACCTTGACCATGGCTAGCGCATTCGCCGAAACCACTCAAGCGAATCAGGCGCCGATGATGCTGGCTGCTGGCGAAGTGACCAAGGCCAAGGAAGAAACCAAGGACACCTGGATTACCACCAAGGTCAAAGCTGACTTGGTCACCGAGAAAGGCATTCCTGGCACCGACATCAAAGTGGAAACCAACAAAGGCGTTGTGTCCCTGTCGTCGACCGTTGCCGTGACCGAAGCGCAGAAGAAAACTGCCGTTGCGATCGCCAAGAAAATCAAAGGCGTCCAAGCCGTGTCGGCTGACGGCCTGAAAGCCGAATAA